In Porphyrobacter sp. LM 6, one DNA window encodes the following:
- a CDS encoding M1 family metallopeptidase, giving the protein MQQTKGSFEDKFRQLDEVLPDANTYRTAGGAPGHEYWQQKVDYKITAELDEAKRRLTAKATIRYTNNSPDALPWLWMQLDQNIFKKDSMAELADAFGGPGRRGPEVRMGSASEPTKLSLEELRRQQAMADNTYGYDIGAVKTLTGASLPHTIVGTLMRIDLPQPLAHGETAEFTIEWAFNIVEEDAINARSGYEHFPDDPRKGGNDIFLLAQWFPRMVVYSDYEGWHNKEFLGRGEFTLEFGDYEVAMTVPDDHVVASTGTLQNPDQVLTAAQRQRLESAKTAAAPVFIVTPEEAAANEASGPTGKRVWQFAATNVRDFAWASSRKFMWDAQGVEQPGAEHETVLAMSFWPKEGGDLWRKYSTAAVVHTLKVYSRFSFDYPYPTAQSVNGPVGGMEYPMITFNGPRTILNKDGSRTYTLAAKMGLVGVVIHEIGHIYFPMTVNSDERQWTWMDEGLNSFLDSVAGYEWDPEMPWTRSLPRDMVPYMVSNNQQPIMTQSDSITDLGSNAYGKPSAALHLLRDTIIGRERFDFALREYARRWKFKRPTPADFFRTMEEASGTDLDWFWRGWYYTTDHVDIALDSIYRLRMDTKNPDIDLSRRRAEREAEPDLVGVELNKQQNLPIWVLENPGVTDFYDKNDEFTVTPKDRKGYKDFLEGLAPWERAAFDRAVKEDANYYVLNFSNKGGLVMPVILGLTFADGKTEKLSIPAEIWRRNAREVSKLLVFPKGKELVQVVVDPDWETGDADIENNHYPRRIIPSRVEAFKSEFSKARVSRDLMGEAAGAEPDSKKK; this is encoded by the coding sequence GTGCAACAGACCAAGGGGAGCTTTGAAGACAAGTTCCGCCAGCTCGATGAAGTGCTGCCCGATGCGAACACCTATCGCACCGCTGGCGGCGCGCCGGGGCACGAATACTGGCAGCAGAAGGTCGATTACAAGATCACCGCCGAGCTGGACGAGGCCAAGCGCCGCCTGACCGCCAAGGCCACCATCCGCTACACCAACAATTCGCCCGATGCCCTGCCGTGGCTGTGGATGCAGCTCGACCAGAACATCTTCAAGAAGGATTCGATGGCCGAGCTGGCCGATGCTTTCGGCGGCCCTGGCCGGCGCGGGCCGGAAGTGCGGATGGGCTCGGCCAGCGAACCGACCAAGCTTTCGCTTGAGGAACTGCGCCGCCAGCAGGCGATGGCCGACAACACCTATGGCTACGACATCGGCGCGGTGAAGACCCTGACCGGCGCAAGCCTGCCGCACACCATTGTCGGCACGCTGATGCGGATCGATCTGCCGCAGCCGCTGGCGCATGGCGAGACCGCCGAATTCACCATCGAATGGGCGTTCAACATCGTCGAGGAAGACGCGATCAATGCGCGTTCGGGTTACGAACACTTCCCCGATGATCCGCGCAAGGGCGGCAACGATATCTTCCTGCTCGCCCAGTGGTTCCCGCGCATGGTGGTCTATTCGGACTACGAAGGCTGGCACAACAAGGAGTTCCTCGGCCGCGGCGAATTCACGCTCGAATTCGGCGATTACGAGGTCGCGATGACGGTGCCGGACGACCACGTGGTCGCATCGACCGGGACGCTGCAGAACCCCGATCAGGTGCTCACCGCTGCTCAGCGCCAGCGGCTCGAAAGCGCCAAGACCGCCGCCGCGCCGGTGTTCATCGTCACTCCCGAAGAAGCCGCCGCCAACGAGGCCAGCGGGCCGACCGGCAAGCGCGTCTGGCAGTTCGCCGCCACGAACGTGCGCGATTTCGCCTGGGCCTCCAGCCGCAAGTTCATGTGGGACGCGCAAGGCGTGGAGCAGCCCGGTGCCGAGCACGAGACCGTGCTCGCCATGAGCTTCTGGCCCAAGGAAGGCGGCGATCTGTGGCGCAAGTATTCGACCGCGGCGGTGGTGCACACGCTCAAGGTCTATTCGCGCTTCAGCTTCGATTATCCCTATCCCACCGCGCAATCGGTCAACGGGCCGGTCGGCGGGATGGAATACCCGATGATCACCTTCAACGGGCCGCGCACCATCCTCAACAAGGACGGCTCGCGGACTTACACGCTGGCTGCGAAGATGGGCCTTGTCGGCGTGGTGATCCACGAGATCGGGCACATCTACTTCCCGATGACGGTGAACTCGGACGAGCGCCAGTGGACCTGGATGGACGAGGGGCTGAACTCGTTCCTCGATTCCGTCGCCGGTTACGAATGGGATCCGGAGATGCCGTGGACCCGCAGCCTGCCGCGCGACATGGTTCCTTATATGGTGTCGAACAACCAGCAGCCGATCATGACGCAATCGGATTCGATCACCGACCTCGGCTCCAACGCCTATGGCAAGCCGTCTGCCGCGCTGCATCTGCTGCGCGATACGATCATCGGGCGTGAACGCTTCGACTTTGCGCTCAGGGAATATGCCCGTCGCTGGAAGTTCAAGCGCCCCACTCCGGCGGATTTCTTCCGCACCATGGAAGAGGCGAGCGGCACCGATCTCGATTGGTTCTGGCGTGGCTGGTACTACACCACCGATCACGTCGATATCGCGCTGGATTCGATCTACCGCCTGCGGATGGACACCAAGAACCCGGACATCGACCTCTCGCGTCGCCGGGCCGAGCGCGAGGCCGAGCCCGATCTGGTCGGGGTCGAGCTGAACAAGCAGCAGAACCTGCCGATCTGGGTGCTCGAAAACCCCGGTGTCACCGACTTCTACGACAAGAATGACGAATTCACCGTTACCCCCAAGGACCGCAAGGGCTACAAGGATTTCCTCGAAGGCCTCGCCCCGTGGGAGCGCGCCGCGTTTGACCGTGCGGTGAAGGAGGACGCGAATTACTACGTCCTCAACTTCAGCAACAAGGGCGGGTTAGTGATGCCGGTGATCCTCGGCCTGACCTTCGCCGACGGCAAGACCGAGAAGCTTTCGATCCCGGCCGAAATCTGGCGTCGCAACGCGCGCGAGGTATCCAAGCTGCTGGTGTTCCCCAAGGGCAAGGAACTGGTGCAGGTGGTGGTCGATCCCGATTGGGAAACCGGCGATGCCGATATCGAGAACAACCACTATCCGCGCCGCATCATCCCGAGCCGGGTCGAGGCGTTCAAGTCCGAATTCAGCAAGGCGCGGGTCAGCCGTGACCTGATGGGCGAGGCAGCCGGGGCCGAGCCGGACAGCAAGAAGAAGTGA
- a CDS encoding DUF6702 family protein, whose amino-acid sequence MIRRLLLIAALVMAPLAVMPAAPAQAHQQKIAISTLMVNPRTGALELVHQVPVHDAEHALRRQGVKVADIIGSEASREAFARYVTRRFLLEIDGAAVTPDYVGSEISGGSLMIYQEIAAPAPGAQITVNSQILTDVWVRQENRVNIGRGTGLVTLLFSADSGPQSATLAR is encoded by the coding sequence GTGATCCGCCGACTGCTCCTGATCGCCGCGCTGGTCATGGCGCCGCTGGCCGTGATGCCGGCGGCCCCGGCGCAGGCGCATCAGCAGAAGATCGCGATCAGCACGCTGATGGTGAACCCGCGCACCGGTGCGCTCGAACTGGTGCATCAGGTGCCGGTGCACGATGCCGAACACGCCTTGCGCAGACAGGGTGTGAAGGTCGCGGACATCATCGGCAGCGAAGCGAGCCGCGAGGCCTTTGCCCGTTACGTCACGCGCCGTTTCCTGCTCGAAATCGACGGAGCGGCCGTCACCCCCGACTATGTCGGGAGCGAGATCAGCGGCGGCAGTCTGATGATTTATCAGGAGATCGCGGCCCCTGCGCCGGGCGCACAGATCACCGTCAATTCGCAGATCCTCACCGATGTCTGGGTGCGGCAGGAAAACCGGGTCAATATCGGACGCGGGACGGGGCTGGTGACCCTGCTGTTCTCCGCCGACAGCGGCCCGCAGAGCGCAACCTTGGCGCGCTGA
- a CDS encoding EAL domain-containing protein has product MLNQLIVDGPTIRELIDSDCRIGLNLSEADLRHGDFVRYLIEAIDDSALSPRNITIELTETMLIDARSQVHAALALLDECGFTICLDDFGTGFSSLTHLRAFPIHKVKIDRDFISGISEDHQSRLIVQAIMQMSQSLGLRVVAEGVETEEQEIFLRAIGCRHVQGYRYGRPALIADLRAQFDMPDELLPAARRRA; this is encoded by the coding sequence ATGCTTAACCAATTAATCGTCGATGGGCCGACGATCCGTGAACTCATCGACAGCGATTGCCGGATCGGGCTGAACCTGTCCGAAGCCGATCTGCGGCACGGCGATTTCGTGCGGTACCTGATCGAGGCGATCGATGATAGCGCGCTCAGCCCGCGCAACATCACTATCGAACTGACCGAAACCATGCTGATCGATGCCCGCAGCCAAGTGCATGCCGCGCTCGCATTGCTCGACGAGTGCGGCTTCACCATCTGTCTTGATGATTTCGGCACCGGGTTTTCCTCGCTCACGCACCTGCGCGCCTTCCCAATCCACAAGGTCAAGATCGACCGCGACTTCATTTCCGGCATCAGCGAGGATCACCAGTCGCGGCTGATCGTGCAGGCGATCATGCAGATGAGCCAGAGCCTTGGCCTGCGTGTGGTCGCCGAAGGGGTCGAGACCGAGGAACAGGAAATCTTCCTGCGCGCGATCGGGTGCCGCCATGTGCAGGGCTATCGCTATGGACGCCCCGCCCTGATCGCGGATCTGCGCGCGCAATTCGACATGCCTGACGAGCTCCTTCCGGCGGCGCGGCGGCGGGCCTGA
- a CDS encoding Flp family type IVb pilin, with protein sequence MRKGLATIHQFLIAVTRDQAGATAIEYALIAAVISAVLIGAMSYLGMGVADLYDGVAANAAEAMN encoded by the coding sequence ATGCGAAAAGGCCTTGCAACTATCCATCAATTTTTGATCGCCGTGACGCGTGATCAAGCCGGCGCCACGGCCATCGAATATGCCTTGATCGCTGCCGTGATATCCGCCGTACTTATCGGAGCGATGTCTTATCTGGGGATGGGCGTAGCTGATCTTTACGATGGCGTCGCTGCGAACGCGGCTGAGGCCATGAATTAA
- a CDS encoding helix-turn-helix domain-containing protein gives MNEQKYIQSRRSRRKIHFMAECKLNNQEIVKVAIRDISAGGVLLEASAAPDLRDGFVLRMPGVGEFACNVVWRSGALFGCSFDQELTPGIMAAAQLRGAPLNQAEQLLPAASLGPAGDTLGLILRNLRRHAGMTLDEVASALNVSKPTIWAWEKGKARPLPARLSAIATLFDVDVQTLMKTSEPTSSAELIDHCRTRIADAFGAAPTAVRIIIEV, from the coding sequence ATGAATGAACAAAAATACATCCAGTCTAGGCGATCCAGGCGCAAAATCCATTTCATGGCCGAATGTAAATTGAACAATCAGGAGATTGTCAAAGTCGCAATAAGGGATATCTCCGCCGGCGGAGTACTTTTAGAGGCGTCGGCGGCTCCCGATCTGAGGGATGGGTTCGTTTTGCGAATGCCAGGCGTTGGAGAGTTCGCTTGCAACGTCGTATGGCGAAGCGGCGCGCTGTTTGGTTGCTCTTTCGATCAGGAACTAACCCCCGGCATAATGGCGGCCGCCCAGCTAAGGGGAGCGCCGCTCAATCAGGCCGAGCAATTGCTGCCGGCGGCGTCTTTGGGTCCTGCCGGTGATACGTTGGGGTTGATTCTTCGGAATTTGCGCCGTCATGCTGGAATGACGCTAGATGAGGTGGCCTCTGCGCTCAACGTCAGCAAGCCGACGATCTGGGCATGGGAAAAGGGTAAGGCGCGCCCGTTGCCGGCGCGGCTGAGTGCCATTGCGACCCTGTTCGACGTCGATGTTCAGACCCTCATGAAAACTAGCGAGCCAACCTCGAGTGCGGAGTTGATCGATCATTGCCGAACTCGCATTGCTGATGCCTTTGGCGCAGCGCCGACAGCAGTCCGGATTATTATCGAAGTGTAA
- a CDS encoding PilZ domain-containing protein encodes MSRHSKKHILSVLDQRSATRYAIHFLADGLAPQRSFDVCIRSISADGLAIETSTELRIGTEFELTLPISGPTKAKVVWNNGTISGCLFEAPLDMAVLSAVRLKAHPACAGGARLNEPLSTMVQLAAPERWPRRVRVAIHILGPLTIWALIALLAKLVS; translated from the coding sequence ATGTCGCGTCATTCGAAAAAACATATCCTCAGCGTACTCGATCAAAGATCAGCGACCCGTTACGCGATACACTTCCTGGCCGATGGCCTCGCTCCGCAAAGAAGCTTTGATGTATGCATAAGGTCCATTTCGGCCGATGGCCTTGCGATTGAAACCTCAACCGAATTAAGGATCGGGACTGAATTTGAGCTGACACTTCCGATTTCGGGTCCCACGAAGGCCAAAGTGGTCTGGAATAACGGGACCATCAGCGGCTGCCTCTTTGAGGCCCCCTTAGACATGGCCGTGCTCAGCGCTGTGCGCCTCAAGGCCCATCCGGCCTGTGCAGGCGGTGCTCGATTGAATGAGCCGCTATCTACGATGGTGCAGCTCGCGGCCCCCGAAAGATGGCCTCGACGGGTTCGTGTCGCCATTCATATCCTTGGACCGCTTACAATCTGGGCGCTCATTGCGCTGCTTGCCAAACTGGTAAGCTAA
- a CDS encoding glycosyltransferase has translation MFVLGSLAEGFGRVYIEALSQGVPVFCHDYPVGRFLNGHEVAYGDFSKPGALAVLLAQRQDLFSEDPASAWRRWEYARDNFGWRALAPKYHDIRNGRGAACVDGVCGGGRNPGLGT, from the coding sequence GTGTTCGTCTTGGGTTCGCTTGCGGAAGGGTTCGGCCGCGTTTACATCGAAGCCCTGTCGCAGGGCGTGCCGGTCTTCTGCCACGACTATCCCGTGGGTCGTTTTCTGAACGGTCATGAGGTAGCCTATGGAGACTTCTCGAAACCGGGGGCGCTCGCTGTATTGCTAGCGCAACGCCAGGATCTCTTTTCCGAGGACCCCGCGAGTGCTTGGCGGCGCTGGGAGTACGCGCGTGATAATTTTGGTTGGCGAGCGCTTGCGCCCAAATATCACGATATCCGAAATGGACGAGGAGCAGCGTGCGTCGATGGGGTTTGCGGCGGCGGACGCAATCCGGGACTGGGGACCTGA